acagACGAAAGTTTTTGATCATTTAGGAATTAGAGTCTGtggtgaaacatttattttacagtaatAAAATATGCTGAATTTATGGAGGAAATGCCACATGTTCGTATGTTTGCACTGGTCAAGCAGAATGGGAAGTTCTGCAGGgtgaaatttctttctttcttcctacTTAATGACACTTGTGTGACGTAAAAATGCTCATGGAGCACAACAAGCATCTTCAAAGGTTGATAGATGTGATGCTTTATGCAGTTCAGACTTTGGTGAATATAAGTTGAGACTCTTTCTCTCGCTTTAGGCGCAGTGCAAAAAGTATTAAAGCAAAAGAACACCTGCACAACTTAGAAGTTATTAGGACATATTTTGTATAGTTTTCCCTTAACCTCCCAATATTTTTGCGCTACTGTGCCTTCAGCTTACGCGAGGCTGTCCACGATGATAATGTCCGGCCTAAGATGCAGTGCCTAATGATGGactcctccttctccatggtaACTATGCAAGGGGAGGACAGCGGAATCGCATGGGAGACGACCCCCAGTCGCTGCACCACACCATGGATGTCTGAAGCTGGACTCCCCTCTGTGGATCTCAGTGCAATACAGCCTGCAACACCTGGGTCTCATCCAGCAGGCaaaatcatttttgtcatgGATGAGGAGCTTATCTCAAGAAGGAAGACAACCAAGGAGAGGGCAAGTGGGCCGAAAAGCAAAGCAGATAGAAAGCGAGAAGTCCTGGCAGAAAGCTCTGAGAACATCTCAGGGCGGCCAGAGTTAGTGGAAGTCTCTCAACCAAATTTGAAAAGTGACGGAGAAGGAGACCAAGACGAAACAACTGATCCTCAGGAAGacaaagagcagcagctgtTCAGCTTAGTGTCAGAAGGCTCTGAAATCCTCAACATTGTTGTTCCCCAAAAACTGGCCACCGTGGATGAAGAAGTCAGCAAAGAAATGGTGGACAATCTTTCATACCTGGAGGAAAGTGTTGTTCCTAAAGCTAGTGAGGAGATCCATGAAAATGAGCTGCTGATCTCAGTAGAGACGGGCCCAACAATAGATTACCAAGCCAGCCCCCACCCTCCTGTGGATCTAGATTCCATGGATCCACCGGGAGCTCCCGTGGCCAGAATgcaaagcagagcagcagcaggaaatgTGGACTACTTTGAGGCATTCGCCCTGATTGATGCTCAAGCTCCAGGAGGtcctgctgtggctgcaggagGACAGGTGGAACCAGAGGCAAAGACTGCTACTGAGAGTCAGTACACTGAGAAACATGCACAGACTAAAGAAAGCACCAGCACCAAAGGTGCAGATGTTGACAAGTCAGACACAATCAGTCTGGTGGAACTTGCTAACGAGCTTTTAGATGAAGTCTTTTATGGCGGTACAGACGAATACTTTCTGAAAGGTCCAGGGGCAACAGATGGAGGCGGAGCAGCAGAAAGTGCACTATCTAGGCTTCCCTCAAAACAGAGTGGTTCGAATTTGTTTGGAAGCCAAGAAGATGTCCTCACACCAATCTTTCTACCCGAAGGGCCTCCGAAAATTATTGATCCCATTTTGCTGGAGGAACCCAAAGCCATGGCCTTTCTTTATACAGACCTTTACGAGGAAGCACTCGGCAGccggaaaaaagaagaagacactGAAAGTGTGACCTCGGAGAAGTCCTTCCACAGCAGGCATTCAGACCGAGAGGCCAGGGGATATTTAGAGAAATATGTCCTGATAGATGAGACTCCTGTTGTGGAGGGGGAACCAACAGATAAAGAAAAATGCCCAGAGGAAGGACCTCGGATAATGTCCGAGGATTTGTATGATCTTGATGTTTTTGTGACCAAACCTGAAAAAGGAGAGGTGCCTAACTCAGAGGAGGATA
This Astatotilapia calliptera chromosome 7, fAstCal1.2, whole genome shotgun sequence DNA region includes the following protein-coding sequences:
- the si:ch1073-398f15.1 gene encoding cardiomyopathy-associated protein 5, with protein sequence MATAMEDFAQSDVDPEMTVLTSEDITEQNLDVTDEVETLQNSLREAVHDDNVRPKMQCLMMDSSFSMVTMQGEDSGIAWETTPSRCTTPWMSEAGLPSVDLSAIQPATPGSHPAGKIIFVMDEELISRRKTTKERASGPKSKADRKREVLAESSENISGRPELVEVSQPNLKSDGEGDQDETTDPQEDKEQQLFSLVSEGSEILNIVVPQKLATVDEEVSKEMVDNLSYLEESVVPKASEEIHENELLISVETGPTIDYQASPHPPVDLDSMDPPGAPVARMQSRAAAGNVDYFEAFALIDAQAPGGPAVAAGGQVEPEAKTATESQYTEKHAQTKESTSTKGADVDKSDTISLVELANELLDEVFYGGTDEYFLKGPGATDGGGAAESALSRLPSKQSGSNLFGSQEDVLTPIFLPEGPPKIIDPILLEEPKAMAFLYTDLYEEALGSRKKEEDTESVTSEKSFHSRHSDREARGYLEKYVLIDETPVVEGEPTDKEKCPEEGPRIMSEDLYDLDVFVTKPEKGEVPNSEEDITDFFRSSANSSPCDIEPFPRLLEEDDTQTAKKSKSKTVRSVSITVEKPTEIPVDELSISCFEFPSEEADWTSIDDHPAALEESNVCVRDLWKKDSEIDKPVAPPRRKVASPPKTCLDLTPLTPIVQENEEAGGKEQREEEKETASPAETADEGDGDGEENALAVAKTEAESVQDGNEVTTRDERDGKPTEGENPKPEEGERSQTETVTKQTELETDVKSSETDPTENNAEKQEDSSTVFPTEQAKNKGQCVIL